One genomic region from Equus asinus isolate D_3611 breed Donkey chromosome 10, EquAss-T2T_v2, whole genome shotgun sequence encodes:
- the CD180 gene encoding CD180 antigen, producing MAPRVSCFLLAILFSASCEVIASLDQTCTEKEANKTYNCENLGLREIPDTLPNTTESLEFGFNFLPTIQNTTFSRLINLIFLDLTRCQINWVHEDTFQSHHQLNTIVLTGNPLIFMAETSFNGPKSLKHLFLIQTGISNLDFIPVHNLENLESLHLGSNHISSIKFPENFPTQNLKVLDFQNNAIHYLSREDIKVLRQATNLSLNFNGNDIKGIEPGAFHSKIFQSLNFGGAFNLSVILNGLRNSTTQSLWLGTFEDIDDQELTSAMLEGLCEVSVESINLQKHHFSGLSSTTFRCFTQLRELDLTATHLQELPSGIEGMNSLKKLVLNVNIFDQLCQINAASFPSLTDLYIRGNMRKLDLGAGCLEKLENLQKLDLSHSDIEASDCCNLQLKNLLHLQYLNLSHNSPLGLQNQAFEECPQLERLDLAFTHLRVNAPQSPFQNLRLLQVLNLSHCLLDTSNQHLLAGLPNLRHLNLQGNRFPDGSIPKANLLQTVGSLEVLILSFCDLLSIDQQAFHSLGKLSHVDLSQNSLPGNSIDALSHLKGIYLNLAANSIQVIPPRLLPILSQQSTINLSHNPLECTCSNVRFIMWYKENLHKLEGSEETTCASPPSLRGVKLSDVKLSCGMTAVGIFFLIVFLFLFTILLIFSVKYLLRKKYQHI from the exons ATGGCTCCCCGTGTCAGTTGCTTCCTGTTGGCAATCCTGTTTTCTGCCAGCTGTGAAGTCATCGCCTCTTTGGATCAGACGTGCACTGAG AAAGAAGCCAACAAAACATATAACTGTGAAAACTTAGGTCTCAGAGAAATTCCTGATACTCTACCAAACACAACAGAATCTTTGGAATTTGGCTTTAATTTCTTGCCTACAATTCAAAACACCACCTTCAGCAGACTAATAAACCTTATCTTTTTGGATTTAACCAG GTGCCAGATTAACTGGGTACATGAAGACACTTTTCAAAGCCATCATCAATTGAACACAATTGTGTTGACTGGAAACCCCCTGATATTCATGGCAGAAACATCATTTAACGGGCCCAAGTCACTGAAGCATCTTTTCTTAATCCAAACAGGCATATCCAATCTTGACTTTATCCCAGTGCACAATCTGGAAAACTTGGAAAGTTTGCACCTTGGAAGCAACCATATTTCCTCCATTAAGTTCCCAGAAAACTTCCCAACACAGAATCTGAAAGTCCTGGATTTTCAGAACAATGCTATACACTACCTCTCTAGAGAAGACATAAAGGTTCTGAGGCAGGCCACCAACCTAAGCCTTAACTTCAATGGCAATGACATTAAAGGCATTGAACCTGGGGCTTTCCATTCAAAAATCTTCCAAAGTTTAAACTTTGGAGGGGCTTTTAACCTGTCAGTTATATTAAATGGTTTGCGGAATTCTACTACCCAGTCTCTCTGGCTGGGGACATTTGAGGACATTGATGACCAAGAACTTACTTCGGCCATGCTCGAGGGactttgtgaagtgtctgttgagAGCATCAACCTGCAGAAGCACCATTTCTCTGGCCTCTCATCCACCACGTTTCGGTGTTTCACTCAACTCCGGGAATTGGATCTGACGGCAACTCACCTGCAAGAGTTACCCTCTGGGATTGAGGGTATGAACTCGCTCAAGAAATTAGTTCTCAACGTAAATATTTTTGACCAATTGTGTCAAATCAATGCTGCCAGTTTCCCATCCCTTACAGACCTCTACATCAGAGGCAACATGAGGAAACTTGACCTCGGTGCCGGCTGTTTGGAGAAACTAGAAAATCTTCAGAAACTTGATTTAAGCCACAGTGACATAGAGGCTTCTGACTGCTGCAATCTGCAACTCAAAAACCTACTCCACCTGCAGTACCTAAACCTGAGCCACAACTCACCCCTTGGTCTCCAGAATCAGGCGTTCGAAGAGTGTCCTCAGCTGGAACGCCTCGATTTGGCATTCACCCACTTGCGCGTTAATGCCCCACAAAGTCCTTTCCAAAACCTCCGTCTCTTGCAGGTTCTGAATCTCTCTCACTGCCTCCTTGATACCAGCAATCAGCACCTTCTAGCAGGCCTGCCGAATCTCCGGCATCTGAACTTACAAGGGAATCGCTTTCCGGATGGGAGCATCCCAAAGGCCAACCTACTTCAGACAGTGGGCAGTTTGGAGGTTCTGATTTTATCCTTCTGTGATCTCCTCTCCATAGACCAGCAAGCATTCCACAGCCTTGGAAAACTGAGTCACGTAGATTTAAGTCAGAACAGCCTGCCAGGCAATAGCATTGATGCTCTTAGCCATCTTAAAGGGATCTACCTCAATCTAGCTGCCAACAGCATTCAAGTCATCCCCCCCCGTCTCCTCCCCATCTTGTCCCAGCAGAGCACCATTAATTTAAGCCACAATCCCCTAGAGTGCACTTGCTCAAACGTTCGTTTCATAATGTGGTACAAAGAAAACCTGCACAAACTTGAGGGCTCGGAGGAGACCACTTGTGCAAGCCCCCCATCTTTAAGGGGAGTTAAGCTGTCTGATGTCAAACTGTCCTGTGGAATGACAGCTGTGGGCATTTTCTTTCTCAtagtatttttattcttgttcACCATTCTGCTCATTTTTTCAGTTAAATACCTTCTTAGGAAGAAATACCAGCACATTTAG